A window of Candidatus Nitrosotenuis uzonensis genomic DNA:
AAATGAGAAGTTTGCTACACTGGTCAGTGTCTAGAGTTCCCTAATACCATCTAAAGGAAAAACCATTAACGAGCTGAAGAAAAACATGAGAGATCATAGAGATATGCTAGAACCCGTGCCAGATGAAATAGTAAACAAAATTGAGTCGCCTAATCATATTGGCGTGAATCGGGGTTTTGCAGAAATTCGGGTTTTATGCAGTACGACAGCGCGGCAGTCACATCACCATGTACTGTGATGGAAGACCGGTTCCAGTACCAAATGATCCAATAGCGGAAGGAGCCTTGAGGGCGATCTTGGAAAAGATGGCAAAAGCAAGGAAGATTTTCTAAAAGATTGTAGGAATTCAGTGTTTTTTTGCTTTTTGCACAAACAGTATGGCAGATAATGCGCCGATCGCAATTGCGCCTCCTATTGCCATCAATAAGGGAAGGCTGTCTTCTTTTCTGCTTGGCTCAGGAACCACCTCTATTGATTCTGTCTTGATTTGAAAAAATGCGGTGGTGCTGGCATAGTTGCCGGCAAGATCGCTTGCATACACTAGCACCCTTTGCGGTCCTGGGATATCAGGCAGCATTATCCTAGTTATATTGTACAGCCTCTGCCCGTCTGCAAGCGTCACCGATACTGTGGCAGGATTTTGCTCTTCTACTTGGAATTCCACCATACCATCAGTTATGGTGTTATTCTGTATGATGATTTTTGGTGGTGTTCTGTCCATTACAAACTCGACTGTCTTGTATGATATGTTCCCTGCGTTGTCTGTTGCCTCTATTCTAA
This region includes:
- a CDS encoding type II toxin-antitoxin system HicA family toxin; the protein is MQKFGFYAVRQRGSHITMYCDGRPVPVPNDPIAEGALRAILEKMAKARKIF